The following coding sequences are from one Arvicanthis niloticus isolate mArvNil1 chromosome 14, mArvNil1.pat.X, whole genome shotgun sequence window:
- the Iws1 gene encoding protein IWS1 homolog isoform X3: MDSEYYSGDQSDDGGATPVQDERDSGSDAEDDANEQHSGSDTGSVDHHSENETSDREDGLTKIHNGTDSENDEPSNVNASDSESEELHRPKDSESESEEHAGSPASDSENEAVNQQGSDSEKEERLNGHASDSETEDTLRPQVSESDSEDPPRPQASDSESEEPPKPRISDSESEDPPRAQASDSESEEPPKPRISDSESEELPKPRVSDSESEDPPRAQASDSESEELPKPRVSDSESEDPQKEPASDSEAEDASRHKEKAESEDSDGENKREDSEVQNESDSHTDRKGLHSSDSEEEEPKRQKIDSDDDEEKEGGEEKVAKRKAAVLSDSEDDSKTSAKKSRVVSDADASDSDVVSDKSGRREKTVASDSEEDVGKEESSVKKSEEKDLFGSDSESGNEEENLIADIFGESGDEEEEEFTGFNQEDLEEEKNETQLKEAEDSDSDDNIKRGKHMDFLSDFEMMLQRKKSMCGKRRRNRDGSTFISDADDVVSAMIVKMNEAAEEDRQLNNQKKPALKKLTLLPTVVMHLKKQDLKETFIDSGVMSAIKEWLSPLPDRSLPALKIREELLKILQELPSVSQETLKHSGIGRAVMYLYKHPKESRSNKDMAGKLINEWSRPIFGLTSNYKGMTREEREQRDLEQMPQRRRMSSTGGQTPRRDLEKVLTGEEKALRPGDPGFCARARVPMPSNKDYVVRPKWNVEMESSRPGILKKGLSRLEKHKRRFVEQKRLSKMHRAVKFSIEGNRMPL, encoded by the exons AATGAAACTAGTGATAGAGAAGATGGTTTGACCAAGATACATAACGGAACGGACTCTGAGAATGATGAGCCCTCTAATGTTAACGCCAGTGACTCTGAAAGTGAGGAGCTTCACAGGCCAAAGGACAGTGAGTCTGAGTCTGAAGAACATGCAGGGTCTCCTGCCAGCGACTCTGAAAATGAAGCTGTCAACCAACAGGGGAGTGACTCTGAAAAGGAAGAGCGTCTTAATGGGCATGCAAGTGACTCCGAAACTGAGGACACTCTGCGGCCTCAGGTCAGCGAGTCTGACAGCGAGGATCCCCCAAGGCCCCAGGCCAGTGACTCGGAAAGCGAGGAGCCTCCCAAACCTCGGATCAGTGACTCAGAAAGCGAGGATCCTCCAAGGGCCCAGGCCAGTGACTCAGAAAGCGAGGAGCCTCCCAAACCTCGGATCAGTGACTCGGAAAGCGAGGAGCTCCCCAAACCCCGAGTCAGCGACTCAGAAAGCGAGGATCCTCCAAGGGCCCAGGCCAGTGACTCGGAAAGCGAGGAGCTTCCCAAACCCCGAGTCAGCGACTCGGAAAGTGAGGACCCTCAGAAAGAGCCTGCTAGTGATTCTGAAGCTGAGGATGCCTCCAGACACAAAGAGAAGGCAGAATCAGAGGACAGTGATGGGGAGAATAAGAGGGAAGATTCTGAAGTGCAGAATGAGTCAGACAGCCATACAGACAGAAAAGGACTCCACAGCtctgacagtgaggaggaggaaccCAAAAGGCAAAAAATTGACAGTGATGACGATGAAGAAAAGGAGGGTGGTGAAGAGAAAGTAGCAAAGCGGAAGGCTGCTGTACTTTCTGATAGTGAGGACGACAGCAAAACAT CAGCAAAGAAGAGCCGAGTTGTCTCTGATGCTGATGCCTCTGATAGTGACGTTGTATCAGACAAGTCaggcagaagagagaagacagtagcATCTGACAGTGAAGAAGACGTCGGGAAAGAAGAGTCTTCTGTAAAGAAGAGTGAAGAGAAGGATCTGTTCGGGAGTGATAGTGAATCAGGCAATGAAGAAGA AAATCTTATTGCAGATATATTTGGAGAATCTggtgatgaagaggaagaggaatttACA GGTTTTAACCAAGAAgatttggaggaagaaaaaaacgAAACACAGCTAAAAGAAGCAGAAGATTCTGATTCTGATGATAACATAAAGAGAGGAAAACA TATGGACTTTCTGTCAGATTTTGAGATGATGTTACAACGAAAAAAGAGCATGTGTGGCAAACGCAGACGAAATCGAGATGGGAGCACTTTTATTAGTGATGCAGATGATGTTGTAAGCGCCATGATTGTCAAGATGAATGAAGCTGCTGAG GAAGACAGGCAGTTGAATAATCAAAAAAAGCCAGCTCTGAAAAAATTAACCTTATTGCCTACAGTGGTTATGCACCTTAAAAA GCAGGAccttaaagaaacatttattgaCAGTGGTGTCATGTCCGCCATTAAAGAATGGCTCTCACCTCTACCAGATAGGAGTTTGCCTGCACTGAAGATTCGGGAGGAGTTGTTAAAGATTCTGCAAGAG CTACCTAGTGTGAGCCAAGAGACCCTGAAGCATAGTGGGATTGGCCGAGCAGTGATGTATCTGTATAAACACCCTAAGGAATCAAGGTCCAACAAGGATATGGCAGGGAAATTAATCA ATGAGTGGTCTCGGCCCATATTTGGTCTTACCTCAAATTATAAAGGAATgacaagggaagaaagggagcagAGAGATCTAGAACAAATGCCACAGCGACGAAGAATGAGCAG CACTGGTGGTCAAACACCACGAAGAGATCTGGAGAAGGTATTAACAGGAGAGGAAAA gGCTCTGAGGCCTGGAGATCCTGGCTTCTGTGCTCGTGCGAGAGTCCCAATGCCATCAAACAAGGACTATGTTGTCAGGCCCAAGTGGAATGTTGAAATGGAGTCATCCAGG CCTGGTATTCTTAAAAAGGGCCTAAGTCGATTGGAAAAGCATAAGAGGAGGTTTGTAGAACAGAAGAGGCTCAGCAAAATGCACCGGGCTGTCAAGTTCAGCATTGAAGGCAACAGGATGCCCCTGTAG
- the Iws1 gene encoding protein IWS1 homolog isoform X2 — MDSEYYSGDQSDDGGATPVQDERDSGSDAEDDANEQHSGSDTGSVDHHSENETSDREDGLTKIHNGTDSENDEPSNVNASDSESEELHRPKDSESESEEHAGSPASDSENEAVNQQGSDSEKEERLNGHASDSETEDTLRPQVSESDSEDPPRPQASDSESEEPPKPRISDSESEDPPRAQASDSESEEPPKPRISDSESEELPKPRVSDSESEDPPRAQASDSESEELPKPRVSDSESEDPQKEPASDSEAEDASRHKEKAESEDSDGENKREDSEVQNESDSHTDRKGLHSSDSEEEEPKRQKIDSDDDEEKEGGEEKVAKRKAAVLSDSEDDSKTSKKSRVVSDADASDSDVVSDKSGRREKTVASDSEEDVGKEESSVKKSEEKDLFGSDSESGNEEENLIADIFGESGDEEEEEFTGFNQEDLEEEKNETQLKEAEDSDSDDNIKRGKHMDFLSDFEMMLQRKKSMCGKRRRNRDGSTFISDADDVVSAMIVKMNEAAEEDRQLNNQKKPALKKLTLLPTVVMHLKKQDLKETFIDSGVMSAIKEWLSPLPDRSLPALKIREELLKILQELPSVSQETLKHSGIGRAVMYLYKHPKESRSNKDMAGKLINEWSRPIFGLTSNYKGMTREEREQRDLEQMPQRRRMSSTGGQTPRRDLEKVLTGEEKALRPGDPGFCARARVPMPSNKDYVVRPKWNVEMESSRFQATSKKGISRLDKQMRKFTDIRKKSRSAHAVKISIEGNKMPL, encoded by the exons AATGAAACTAGTGATAGAGAAGATGGTTTGACCAAGATACATAACGGAACGGACTCTGAGAATGATGAGCCCTCTAATGTTAACGCCAGTGACTCTGAAAGTGAGGAGCTTCACAGGCCAAAGGACAGTGAGTCTGAGTCTGAAGAACATGCAGGGTCTCCTGCCAGCGACTCTGAAAATGAAGCTGTCAACCAACAGGGGAGTGACTCTGAAAAGGAAGAGCGTCTTAATGGGCATGCAAGTGACTCCGAAACTGAGGACACTCTGCGGCCTCAGGTCAGCGAGTCTGACAGCGAGGATCCCCCAAGGCCCCAGGCCAGTGACTCGGAAAGCGAGGAGCCTCCCAAACCTCGGATCAGTGACTCAGAAAGCGAGGATCCTCCAAGGGCCCAGGCCAGTGACTCAGAAAGCGAGGAGCCTCCCAAACCTCGGATCAGTGACTCGGAAAGCGAGGAGCTCCCCAAACCCCGAGTCAGCGACTCAGAAAGCGAGGATCCTCCAAGGGCCCAGGCCAGTGACTCGGAAAGCGAGGAGCTTCCCAAACCCCGAGTCAGCGACTCGGAAAGTGAGGACCCTCAGAAAGAGCCTGCTAGTGATTCTGAAGCTGAGGATGCCTCCAGACACAAAGAGAAGGCAGAATCAGAGGACAGTGATGGGGAGAATAAGAGGGAAGATTCTGAAGTGCAGAATGAGTCAGACAGCCATACAGACAGAAAAGGACTCCACAGCtctgacagtgaggaggaggaaccCAAAAGGCAAAAAATTGACAGTGATGACGATGAAGAAAAGGAGGGTGGTGAAGAGAAAGTAGCAAAGCGGAAGGCTGCTGTACTTTCTGATAGTGAGGACGACAGCAAAACAT CAAAGAAGAGCCGAGTTGTCTCTGATGCTGATGCCTCTGATAGTGACGTTGTATCAGACAAGTCaggcagaagagagaagacagtagcATCTGACAGTGAAGAAGACGTCGGGAAAGAAGAGTCTTCTGTAAAGAAGAGTGAAGAGAAGGATCTGTTCGGGAGTGATAGTGAATCAGGCAATGAAGAAGA AAATCTTATTGCAGATATATTTGGAGAATCTggtgatgaagaggaagaggaatttACA GGTTTTAACCAAGAAgatttggaggaagaaaaaaacgAAACACAGCTAAAAGAAGCAGAAGATTCTGATTCTGATGATAACATAAAGAGAGGAAAACA TATGGACTTTCTGTCAGATTTTGAGATGATGTTACAACGAAAAAAGAGCATGTGTGGCAAACGCAGACGAAATCGAGATGGGAGCACTTTTATTAGTGATGCAGATGATGTTGTAAGCGCCATGATTGTCAAGATGAATGAAGCTGCTGAG GAAGACAGGCAGTTGAATAATCAAAAAAAGCCAGCTCTGAAAAAATTAACCTTATTGCCTACAGTGGTTATGCACCTTAAAAA GCAGGAccttaaagaaacatttattgaCAGTGGTGTCATGTCCGCCATTAAAGAATGGCTCTCACCTCTACCAGATAGGAGTTTGCCTGCACTGAAGATTCGGGAGGAGTTGTTAAAGATTCTGCAAGAG CTACCTAGTGTGAGCCAAGAGACCCTGAAGCATAGTGGGATTGGCCGAGCAGTGATGTATCTGTATAAACACCCTAAGGAATCAAGGTCCAACAAGGATATGGCAGGGAAATTAATCA ATGAGTGGTCTCGGCCCATATTTGGTCTTACCTCAAATTATAAAGGAATgacaagggaagaaagggagcagAGAGATCTAGAACAAATGCCACAGCGACGAAGAATGAGCAG CACTGGTGGTCAAACACCACGAAGAGATCTGGAGAAGGTATTAACAGGAGAGGAAAA gGCTCTGAGGCCTGGAGATCCTGGCTTCTGTGCTCGTGCGAGAGTCCCAATGCCATCAAACAAGGACTATGTTGTCAGGCCCAAGTGGAATGTTGAAATGGAGTCATCCAGG TTTCAGGCAACCTCCAAGAAAGGTATCAGTCGACTGGATAAACAGATGAGAAAGTTCACAGATATCAGGAAAAAAAGCAGATCTGCACATGCAGTGAAAATCAGCATCGAGGGCAATAAAATGCCATTGTGA
- the Iws1 gene encoding protein IWS1 homolog isoform X1, producing the protein MDSEYYSGDQSDDGGATPVQDERDSGSDAEDDANEQHSGSDTGSVDHHSENETSDREDGLTKIHNGTDSENDEPSNVNASDSESEELHRPKDSESESEEHAGSPASDSENEAVNQQGSDSEKEERLNGHASDSETEDTLRPQVSESDSEDPPRPQASDSESEEPPKPRISDSESEDPPRAQASDSESEEPPKPRISDSESEELPKPRVSDSESEDPPRAQASDSESEELPKPRVSDSESEDPQKEPASDSEAEDASRHKEKAESEDSDGENKREDSEVQNESDSHTDRKGLHSSDSEEEEPKRQKIDSDDDEEKEGGEEKVAKRKAAVLSDSEDDSKTSAKKSRVVSDADASDSDVVSDKSGRREKTVASDSEEDVGKEESSVKKSEEKDLFGSDSESGNEEENLIADIFGESGDEEEEEFTGFNQEDLEEEKNETQLKEAEDSDSDDNIKRGKHMDFLSDFEMMLQRKKSMCGKRRRNRDGSTFISDADDVVSAMIVKMNEAAEEDRQLNNQKKPALKKLTLLPTVVMHLKKQDLKETFIDSGVMSAIKEWLSPLPDRSLPALKIREELLKILQELPSVSQETLKHSGIGRAVMYLYKHPKESRSNKDMAGKLINEWSRPIFGLTSNYKGMTREEREQRDLEQMPQRRRMSSTGGQTPRRDLEKVLTGEEKALRPGDPGFCARARVPMPSNKDYVVRPKWNVEMESSRFQATSKKGISRLDKQMRKFTDIRKKSRSAHAVKISIEGNKMPL; encoded by the exons AATGAAACTAGTGATAGAGAAGATGGTTTGACCAAGATACATAACGGAACGGACTCTGAGAATGATGAGCCCTCTAATGTTAACGCCAGTGACTCTGAAAGTGAGGAGCTTCACAGGCCAAAGGACAGTGAGTCTGAGTCTGAAGAACATGCAGGGTCTCCTGCCAGCGACTCTGAAAATGAAGCTGTCAACCAACAGGGGAGTGACTCTGAAAAGGAAGAGCGTCTTAATGGGCATGCAAGTGACTCCGAAACTGAGGACACTCTGCGGCCTCAGGTCAGCGAGTCTGACAGCGAGGATCCCCCAAGGCCCCAGGCCAGTGACTCGGAAAGCGAGGAGCCTCCCAAACCTCGGATCAGTGACTCAGAAAGCGAGGATCCTCCAAGGGCCCAGGCCAGTGACTCAGAAAGCGAGGAGCCTCCCAAACCTCGGATCAGTGACTCGGAAAGCGAGGAGCTCCCCAAACCCCGAGTCAGCGACTCAGAAAGCGAGGATCCTCCAAGGGCCCAGGCCAGTGACTCGGAAAGCGAGGAGCTTCCCAAACCCCGAGTCAGCGACTCGGAAAGTGAGGACCCTCAGAAAGAGCCTGCTAGTGATTCTGAAGCTGAGGATGCCTCCAGACACAAAGAGAAGGCAGAATCAGAGGACAGTGATGGGGAGAATAAGAGGGAAGATTCTGAAGTGCAGAATGAGTCAGACAGCCATACAGACAGAAAAGGACTCCACAGCtctgacagtgaggaggaggaaccCAAAAGGCAAAAAATTGACAGTGATGACGATGAAGAAAAGGAGGGTGGTGAAGAGAAAGTAGCAAAGCGGAAGGCTGCTGTACTTTCTGATAGTGAGGACGACAGCAAAACAT CAGCAAAGAAGAGCCGAGTTGTCTCTGATGCTGATGCCTCTGATAGTGACGTTGTATCAGACAAGTCaggcagaagagagaagacagtagcATCTGACAGTGAAGAAGACGTCGGGAAAGAAGAGTCTTCTGTAAAGAAGAGTGAAGAGAAGGATCTGTTCGGGAGTGATAGTGAATCAGGCAATGAAGAAGA AAATCTTATTGCAGATATATTTGGAGAATCTggtgatgaagaggaagaggaatttACA GGTTTTAACCAAGAAgatttggaggaagaaaaaaacgAAACACAGCTAAAAGAAGCAGAAGATTCTGATTCTGATGATAACATAAAGAGAGGAAAACA TATGGACTTTCTGTCAGATTTTGAGATGATGTTACAACGAAAAAAGAGCATGTGTGGCAAACGCAGACGAAATCGAGATGGGAGCACTTTTATTAGTGATGCAGATGATGTTGTAAGCGCCATGATTGTCAAGATGAATGAAGCTGCTGAG GAAGACAGGCAGTTGAATAATCAAAAAAAGCCAGCTCTGAAAAAATTAACCTTATTGCCTACAGTGGTTATGCACCTTAAAAA GCAGGAccttaaagaaacatttattgaCAGTGGTGTCATGTCCGCCATTAAAGAATGGCTCTCACCTCTACCAGATAGGAGTTTGCCTGCACTGAAGATTCGGGAGGAGTTGTTAAAGATTCTGCAAGAG CTACCTAGTGTGAGCCAAGAGACCCTGAAGCATAGTGGGATTGGCCGAGCAGTGATGTATCTGTATAAACACCCTAAGGAATCAAGGTCCAACAAGGATATGGCAGGGAAATTAATCA ATGAGTGGTCTCGGCCCATATTTGGTCTTACCTCAAATTATAAAGGAATgacaagggaagaaagggagcagAGAGATCTAGAACAAATGCCACAGCGACGAAGAATGAGCAG CACTGGTGGTCAAACACCACGAAGAGATCTGGAGAAGGTATTAACAGGAGAGGAAAA gGCTCTGAGGCCTGGAGATCCTGGCTTCTGTGCTCGTGCGAGAGTCCCAATGCCATCAAACAAGGACTATGTTGTCAGGCCCAAGTGGAATGTTGAAATGGAGTCATCCAGG TTTCAGGCAACCTCCAAGAAAGGTATCAGTCGACTGGATAAACAGATGAGAAAGTTCACAGATATCAGGAAAAAAAGCAGATCTGCACATGCAGTGAAAATCAGCATCGAGGGCAATAAAATGCCATTGTGA